From the genome of Thermosynechococcus sp. NK55a:
ACCTCAACCATGAGAATTTCATCTTCGTCTAGGTCTGGCAGTTCGCCTTCTACGGTGAGGGTGAGTGCGGTGCGCTTGAGGGTGAGGTTTTGTTCTTCAAGGATGGCACAGGCTGTATCAAAGACCTCATCAATTTCCTCCTCCTCTAGGGGCACCAAGGTTTCTTCCTCGTCGTTTTCAGCCACGACCGCAAAAATTTCTACGGGGTAGTCCACCGGGCGCAGCAGTGCATAGGTTTCCCCTTGCACATTCAGACGAAACTCAATGTAGCAGTCAAGGAAGCGACCCTCATCGTCGTAGAGGCGAAGCTGCTCCATTTCCTCTGCGAAGTCTTCCTCTTCCCAAGGCTGCTCATTACTGTTTTGCTGGTTTTGATAGTTTGAGCCCATGCTGCTTCGGTAAAAAGATTCCTATGGCATTGGAGCATACCACGCAGCGGGTCGTCGTGGGTCATTCCCGGTGGCAACCTTAGCTACTTCTTCTCCAAGAAATTAAAATCAAGGGGAATCCAAAGCTGCAAATAGCGCTGCAACCACCTGTGCTGCCTTCCGATCAAGCTTGTGCCAGTCCACTTCCCCGGCAGGATCAAAAAGACTGAGGTCAGCTTGCACCTCCCCCACCTGAAAGTCATGGATACCGCTGTAGTCGAGTTCTGGGGTGTACTGCTGAAAACAAATTTGGTAGCAAAGCTCCCACAGATTCACCCGCTGCTGGCGATCGCCCTGACGTAAATGCAGCCAATAGAGAATTTGGGGTTCAGCCTCACCACAGGGAATCTCGACGGTTTCATAGGTGCCCTGCCAAGGAGAAGTTTCTAGCGATCGCCGCAGCTGATCAAGGAGTCGAATCAGAGCCGGTTGCATCAGTTGAGCCGCCGCATACCAAGGGTGGTCAGTAGGTAGGGACATCGCATCACGCGAGGGGTTTTTTGACATTGTAGGCCTCATGGGAGAGGACACTGCGGGGTTCAATGCGATCGCCGGTGTCGTAGCAGACGAGGCGATAGTGATAATTCAGGGGAATGCTAATCACCTGGCGATCGTGATTGAGACGCTTCCCCTTAAATTGACGGTAGTCAGCTCCTGCAAGGAGTTGGGCAATCACTTGGCGCGCTTTAAGGACAATCTCCTTGGGCAATCCCCTTAGATCCACCACATCGCTGGCAAAGGAGGCCTGCCATTCCTGTCGCGCTAGGCGGGCCTTTTCCCGTTGGGCTGCCTCTAGAGCTTTAGCTTGGGCTAACTGGGCGCAGCGATGACACACTTGACCATACCCGTAATGGCCGCAGGGAAATCGTTTCCGACGACGTGGCATAGGGTCTTTACCAAAGGAGAAAATAGGGCAGAGAGGTATAACCCTCCACCCTGGGCATCTATTGATATTTTCCGTCTAAAGGCGTACCACTGGCACTTAGCTGAGAAGGGCATTGGCTTTGGCCACCACATTGTCCACAGTGAAGCCAAATTTCTCCATGAGGACGTTACCAGGAGCCGAGGCACCAAAGCGCTCGATTGATACCGTTGCATCGGCATAGCGGCACCAACCAAAACTAGAAGCCGCCTCCACAGCAAGGCGTTTTACCCCCGCCGGCAGCACACTGGCTTTGTACTCAGGGGATTGCTCCTCAAAGAGTTCCCAAGAGGGCATGGACACCACCCGCACCTTTTTGCCATTGGCGGTCAGGGTTTCAGCGGCCTTGACACAGAGGGAGACCTCTGAACCTGTTCCAATCAGGATCAAGTCGGGGGTACCTTCACAATCCACAAGGGTATAGGCACCTTTGGCGACATTCGCCGCAGAGCTACCGGCCAAGTTGGGCACATTTTGGCGGGTCAGGGCCAGTAGGGTGGGCTGTTTGCGCCGTTGGACGGCCACTTGGTAAGCCCCCGAGGTTTCATTGCCATCGGCCGGCCGGATCACCAGTAGGTTGGGAATGGCACGCAGGGAGGCCAAGGTTTCCACAGGTTGGTGAGTAGGCCCATCTTCCCCAAGGGCAATGGAGTCGTGGGTCATCACATAGATGACACCCGCTTGGGAGAGCGCGGAGAGGCGCAGGGCAGGCCGCAGGTAATCAGCAAAGACTAAGAAGGTAGCGCAGTAGGGAATCAAGCCGGAATTGTGGAGAGCAATGCCGTTGCAAATAGCGGCCATGCCGTGTTCACGGACGCCAAAGCGAATGTTGCGATTGTGGTACTGACCTTTTTGGAAGTCACCGGAACACTTCAGTTCAGTGAGGTTGGAGTGGGTCAGGTCCGCAGAACCGCCAATGAGTTCTGGCAGGTTAGGGGCAATCGCGTTCAGGCAAATTTCCGAATGCTTGCGGGTAGCCACGGCCTTATCCGCAGGCGTGTAACTGGGGAGATTGGCATCCCAGTTGGCGGGCAATTCACCCCGTAGCAGCCGTTCAAATTCGGCGGCCTCCTCAGGATATTTCTGGCGGTAGGTGGCCAGGGTTTGGTTCCACTCTGCTTCATAGCTGGCACCGCGCTCAATGGCTTTGCGGAAGTGGCTCAGAACTTCCTCGGGGACGACAAAGGGTTCATAGTTCCAGCCAAGGTTTTCACGGGTAAGCTTGACCTCCTCAGGGCCGAGAGCAGCACCGTGCACACCGGCAGTGTTGGCTTTGTTGGGGGAACCGTAGCCAATGGTGGTGGTGACTTTAATGAGTGAGGGTTTATCGGTTACGGCCTTAGCAGCTTCAATGGCCTTGGCAATGCCGGCAAGATCTGTATTGCCATCGGCAACGTGCTGCACGTGCCAACCGTAGGCTTCAAAACGCTTGCAAACATCCTCTGTAAAGGCAATGTCGGTGGAGCCGTCAATAGAAATGTGGTTATCGTCGTAGAGGGCAATGAGTTTACCCAAGCCCCAGTGACCAGCAAGGGAGCAGGCTTCTCCGGAGACCCCCTCCATATTGCAGCCATCCCCAAGGATGACGTAGGTGTAGTGATCTACCAGTTTGATGTCGGGCTTGTTGAAGCGGGCGGCCAGATGGGCTTCAGCCACCGCTAAGCCAACGGCGTTACAAATCCCTTGACCGAGGGGACCTGTGGTCACCTCCACACCGGGGGTTTCAAAGTTTTCGGGGTGACCGGGCGTGCGCGACCCCCACTGGCGGAACTGTTTAATATCCTCAATGGTAACGCTGTCATAGCCTGTGAGGTAGAGCAGGGCATACTGCAACATACAGCCATGACCCGCCGACAGGACAAAGCGATCGCGATTGAACCACTGCGGATTTTTGGGGTTAAACCGCATGAACTGGTTCCAGAGCACATAGGCCATGGGAGCCGCCCCCATGGGCAGGCCGGGGTGCCCAGAGTTGGCCTTTTGTACCGCATCGATCGCCAGGAAACGGATCGCATTAATACAGAGTTCATCAAGGGATTGAGTAACCGCAGGCATTGCTTTCTCTCTCTAATCTCTAATTAGGTTTGCAGCAGACAGTTAAAGGTCGGGAGTAAACTTGCGGAAGGCCAACGTGACGTTGTGCCCACCAAAGCCAAAGGAGTTGGACAAAGCCACCGTCACCGGACAGGCCCGGCTCTGATGGGGAACATAGTCCAGATCGCAGGCGGGATCCGGTTGCTCCAAGTTAATTGTAGGGGGGATGCGATCGTGGGCTATGGCCATTACCGTGGCGATCGCCTCGATACCCCCTGACCCCCCCAGCAGGTGCCCTGTCATGGATTTTGTCGAACTCACGGCAACGCGACGCGCATTTTCTTCGCCAAGGGCACGTTTAATGGCGGCGGTTTCCGTACTGTCGTTGGCGGGGGTACTGGTACCGTGGGCGTTGATATAGCTCACCTGATCCGGGGCAATCTCCGCATCCTTGAGGCAAGCTTCAATGGCACGGGCAGCCCCTTCTCCCCCCGGTGAGGGAGCAGTCATGTGGTAGGCATCACAGGTCAAGCCGTAGCCCACCATTTCCGCATAGATGCGTGCTCCCCGGGCAAGGGCAAATTCCAATTCTTCCAGGATCAAGATGCCGGCCCCTTCCCCAAGGACAAAGCCATCGCGGTGGAGGTCAAAGGGGCGGCTGGCATGGTGGGGATCATCATTGCGGGTAGAAAGGGCGCGAGCTGCCGCAAAACCTGCCACCGATAGGGGCGTAATCGCCGCCTCTGTACCCCCACAGATCATCGCCTTGGCGTAACCGTGTTGCACCATGCGGAAGGCATCGCCAATGGCATTGGAACCTGCTGCACAGGCGGTTACCGAACAGGAATTGGGGCCCTTGGCACCGGTGTGAATGGCGGTGAGTCCTGCGGCCATATTGGCAATCATCATCGGGATCATAAACGGACTACAGCGATCGGGCCCCCTCGTGAGATAGACCTCCTGCTGATCCTCCATTACCTTTAGACCACCCACACCCGTACCAATAATGATGCCAATGTCAGTGGCATTGCCCTCGTCAATTGTCAATTGGGCATCCGCAAGGGCTTGCTTACTGGCAGCCACGGCAAATTGAGCAAAGCGATCCATGCGCTTGGCATCTTTGCGATCCATGTAGAGGGTGGGATCAAAGCCACGCACCTCAGCCGCAATGCGGCAGTCATGACGACTGGCATCAAAAGCCGTGATGTAATCAATGCCGTTGCGACCGGCCATTAACCCTTCCCAATACTCCGCAAGGGTGTTGCCGAGGGGGGTAATTGCCCCCATCCCCGTGACAACGACCCGTTTTTGATGCGCCTTTGCCATGGATCTATGCAGCTACCTTATTGTTGATAAAGTCAAGGACATCTTGGACGGTTTTGAGTTTTTCTGCCTCTTCATCGGGAATTTCCACACCAAACTCTTCCTCAAGGGCCATGATCAACTCCACGGAGTCAAGGGAGTCAGCGTTGAGGTCTTCGGCAAAACTGGCTTCGGGTACAACTTTTTCTGCATCAACACTGAGTTGATCGGCAACAATGGCTTTTACTTTTTCAAGAATTTCAGATTGATTCATAGATGCCTTAACTGGATGGACAACGACTGAGAACAGTAATTCATGCGGGCGATCGCCATTCCTCAAATCTAGGATGTTTCGTGCCCAGAATCAACGCGCCCTAATTATAGGACAGATTGGGGATCCCCTAAGTACTCCTGCAACTGTGATAAGCTACAGTTTGAATACTTGAGACCAACAACGCCACATCCACCGTTGCCCTCTCTTCACCGAGTTGCCGATGCATTTTACGATTGCCAGTCTACTTGCCAACTTTAGCGAAGATAAATTTGTTGCCCCCAAGGTTCTCGAAAAAAACTCGGCTGTGACGATCCTGAGAGCCAGCGAGAACTGGAAATTGCCCTTGATGCCCTAGAACGCATTGGCCTGCTCATCAAAGAACGGGGCAAGTATCGCCGTGCCAGTGATGATGGATTGATTGAAGGGCGGCTGCGCTGCTCGAGCAAGGGCTTTTGCTTTGCCATTCAAGATACCGAGGGTGCGGAAGATATTTTTGTACGCGAGCATCAACTCAGTACTGCTTGGAATGGCGATCGCGTGCTGGTGCGGGTCACCCGTGAAGGCCGCCGCAAGAAATCTCCAGAGGGGGAAGTGAAACTCATCCTTGAGCGAGGAAATCCCTCGGTGATTGCTCGGGTTAAACAGACAGAAGATGGGTTTCGTGGGACGCCCCTCGACGATCGCCTGCTCTTTGAAATTGCCCTTGAGCCAAATGACCTTGTGCCCGATCTATCGACGGTGGTGGATCAGCTGGTGCATGTAAACATTCGCCGCTATCCTTTGGGGGGCTACCTGCCCACGGGGGAAATTGCCCAGATCCTAGGGAGCGATGCCCAATCGGCACCTGTCCTTGACTTGGTTTGCTGCAAACACAACCTTGTCCGCCAATTTAATCCAGCCCTGCGCACAGCAGCCGCCACCTTGAATGCCCAGTTGGAGACCTTGGACCTCAGCGATCGCCAAGACTTGCGGGAGCTGGTCACCATTACCTTAGTCGCCCCCGGCCAAGAGCCCCAAGTGGCCTTTTCCCTCGATGCTCTTGGGCAAGATCTCTGGAAGTTGGGGATTCACATTAGCGATGTGGGGGGATTACTTCCCCAGGATGAACTGCTGGATCGCACGGCTCGCCGTCAGGGCATGAGCCTGGCAACGCCTGAACTCAGTTTGCCCCTATTGCCGCAGGAATTGGAGAGGCTGCGCTTACTGCCGGGGGGCGATCGCGCTGCCATTTCGCTGCTGATTGAAATCAACACCGCCGGCGAAGTTCAGTCCTACAGGATTTACCGCAGTTGTATCCGCATTGATGCCTGTGTCACCAGTGAACAAGTGGCGGCTACCCTTGCCCTAGGAGACAGTTCTGGGGATTGGTTGCGCGCTTTAATTCACCTCGCCAATGCCGTGAGCGAGCGGCGACAGGCACGGGGGAGTATTGAAGTGACCCCAGCGGCGGCCCTGAGCCTTGCCTATGCCGATGAGGGCCTTGCCCCCGCCATTTTCCTACCAAAGGTGACCCCTTGGACCAGCTTGGTTATTCTTGCCAATGAACTCCTTGGCCGTCATTTGGCGAAGTTGGGGGTACCGGCCCTCTATCGCACGCAACCTGTACCCGAACTTTATGCGGTGCAGGATTTTCTCAAGCTGTGCCAAAATTTGAACTTGCCCTTGAGCCTAGACAATCCCTCCCAGGTCACGTCCCGCGACTATCAGCGGTTTATGGCGCAATTGGCCCCTTCGGATCTGGCAGCTGTGTTGCAGGAACTCTTGCTCGATAAACTCAAACCCGCCAGTGATTCCCCTATGGCGCTGAATCACTTTAGTTTGGCCACTGGAGAGGGCTATGCCCATTTCTGCTCGCCGTTGCAACGCTACACCGATATTGTCAATCAGCGCATTTTACACATTCTCCTGACACAAGGGCGCGATCGCCGCGGGCCACGGGCAAAAGAGCGCGTCAATCTTGGCGAGTCCAGTTGCTTGGAGCAGGTGAATTGGACAGTTTTCACCACCGACATTCAGCGGGAAGTAGACACGCTCGTTAACGAATTAGCCCCCCACCTCCAAGAGCGGGAGCGGCAAACCTACATGGCTTGGAAGGATTTAGTAGGGCTGCAACGGGTGCGCCAAGTCCAAGCCTGTATCGGCGAAGTGCGTCCTGGCATTATTACGGGCGTGCAGTCCTATGGCTTCTTTGTGGAACTGCTTGATTTTAATGTGGAGGGCCTAGTCCACGTCAGTTCCCTCAAGGATGACTGGTATGAATACCGCGCCTATGCCCAAACTTTGACGGGTCGGCGTAATCGCCTGCGTTACCGCTTGGGCGATCGCGTTGAAGTGCTGATTAAAAATGTGGATTCCTACCGCCAGCAGGTGGACTTAACAGTCATTAGTGGCGGCTCCCAAGCAACCGAAGAAGATCTCAACGACAGCAGTGACGGCGGGGAAACCCTCACCCCTCCTGAGGATGACGCCACTGAGAATCTGTAAACCAAGAGTTGATGTTTTGCAGGGAGTAGGCGGCGCTTGAACATCGTTTATTTTGGCACACCGGAGTTTGCCCTTGCGCCCCTCCAACGGCTGTTGGCAACAGAGACCTATCAGGTGCTGGGGGTGGTCACCCAGCCCGATCGGCGGCGGGGACGGGGCAACCAATTATCCCCTTCTCCTGTTAAGGCCTTAGCCCTTCGCCACAGGTTACCCATTTGGCAGCCCCCAAGTCTGCGTCGAGATCCACAGCTGCCTGAAGTCCTGCGATCGCTGGCTGCTGATGTCTTTGTGGTTGTTGCCTACGGTCAAATCTTGCCCCAGTCCATTCTTGAAATTCCCCGTTACGGCTGCATCAATATCCACGGCTCCCTGCTGCCGAAGTATCGCGGTGCAGCTCCAATTCAGTGGGCACTCTACCACGGCGAACAGGAAACCGGCGTAACGACGATGCTCATGGATGCCGGTCTGGACACAGGCCCAATGCTCCTGAAGCGAAAAGTCGGCATTCATTTAGAGGATAACGCTGCTACCCTCAGCGCCAAGCTCAGCGAGATAGGTGCTGACCTACTACTAGACACCTTGCAGCAACTGCCACAGCTTCAAGCCGAACCCCAAAATGACGCTGAGGCTACCTACGCGCCGCTCATTCAAAAAAGGGACTATGCGATTGATTGGGAGCGATCGGCCCTAGCCCTCCACAACCAGGTGCGCGCCTTCTATCCCTATGCCTATACGCAGTGGCAAGGGACACCCTTGAAAATTTTGCAAACGTGGCCATTGATTCCCGAAGTGGCGGCCAAATTACCCGAACCCCTACAGTCTTGTGTCCGTGAGCCTGAGGCCTCTGCCGCCCCCGGTACGGTGCTAGCTCTCGTCAAGGGCTGGGGGCCAGTAGTACAGACGGGCAAGGGTGGCCTACTCCTGAGTCAAGTGCAGTTGAGTGGTCGCAAAGCGCAATCGGGGTGGGATTTTGTCAATGGGGTTCGCCTGGCGATCGCCACTCAATTCGGTATTCTGTCCTCAGCTCTGTAACTAAGTTTTAAGCACGGCGGGCCTAACGTAACTAAATGTTAAGATTTTGCCGTTTTGACAGCATTTCGCCTTGACACCCCTCGGATTGGCTCACTACACTGACACACATACCTAGGTACGTCTCTAACCCCTATGGAAGATAAGCAAAAGGTTACGTTGTATCTCTCCCCCGATGTGCACCGCCAGCTAAAGATTGCCGCTGTAGTCGAGCAGGAAACAATGTCCACCCTTGCTGAGCGTGCGATTGAATTTCTGCTGGCTCACCCAGAGGTACTGGCGGAATATGCCGAGCAAAAACATGGCAATGTGCATCGGGTTTATCACTGCCCAGAGTGTGCCAGTGCCCTTGTCCTGCGGGGGGATGAGCTAACGGCCTTGGTCAATCAGCCCACTGTGATTGATGACAACAGCCTCAGTGTTCCTGCGCTCTCCGTCGAGTTGGTGTCTGCCCGCTAGGCCAGTGGCGGGGGTGTTGGGTCAGCCTTGAAAGAAGGAGGTGATTGCTGTGCAAGAAGAGTTGAGTATCCTAATCCAAGCGCAATATCCGTTGATCTACCTCCTGACCTCTGAAGAAGAGCGGGCTGAACAGGCGATCGCCACCATTGCCCAAAGTCAAGTCGGGCCTCAAGGGCGGTCTCCCCGCAAGCTCTACATCTGGACAGTGACCCACGGCATGGTTGAGTATGGCCATCCCCGCAACAATAGTCACCACAATACCGTCTCACCGGAAGCCGCCATTCAATGGGTTGTTCACCAACGGGAACCGGGCATCTACGTCTTCAAGGATTTGCACCCCTTCATTGATTCGCCCCCTGTCACTCGTTCTTTACGGGACGCGATCGCTAGCTTCAAGAGCAGCCACAAAACCATTATCCTCATGTCCCCTGAAGCGGCGCAGCGAATTCCCGTTGAACTAGAAAAAGAAATCGTTGTTGTTGACTATCCCCTACCCAGTATTAACGAACTAGATGAAGTTCTCAGGCAACAGTTAGATCCCCGCGATCGCCGCCTCACCCCGGAAGCACGGGAAAAGCTCGTCAAAGCCACCCTGGGTCTGACGCGGGATGAAGCCGAAAAAGTCTTTCGCAAAGCCAAAGTCACCGCTGGGCGGCTCACCGAAGCGGAGGTGGACATCATCCTCTCCGAGAAAAAGCAACTCATCCGCCGCAACGGCATCCTCGAATACATGGAAGTGGATGAAACCATTGATTCTGTGGGGGGCCTAGAGGAACTGAAAGTATGGTTACGTCAGCGCGCCAACGCCTTCAGTGAAAAGGCTCGTGAATACGGCTTACCGCAACCGAAAGGGATGTTGATTTTGGGTGTCCCCGGCTGTGGGAAGTCCCTCATTGCCAAAACCACCTCCCGCCTTTGGGGCTTGCCCCTGCTGCGCCTTGATATGGGTCGGGTCTACGACGGTTCAATGGTGGGGCGATCGGAAGCAAATTTGCGCAATGCGCTGAAAACCGCTGAATCCATTTCCCCTGCCATTCTCTTTATTGACGAAATGGACAAGGCCTTTGCTGGCGGGGCAGGCTCCTCAGACTCCGATGGCGGTACCTCTAGCCGCATCTTTGGCTCCTTCCTAACTTGGATGCAGGAGAAAAAGTCTCCCGTCTTTGTCCTGGCAACAGCCAACCGAGTTGAACGGCTCCCCGGTGAATTCTTGCGCAAAGGCCGCTTTGATGAAATTTTCTTTGTTGATTTGCCCAATGCCGAGGAGCGCAAGGAAATTTTTCGCATTCACCTCACTAAGCGCCGCCGTGAGATTGATCGCTTTGACCTAGAGCAACTGGCCAATATCTGTGATGGCTTTTCTGGTGCCGAGATTGAACAGGCGATCATTGCTGCCATGTACGAAGCCTTTGCCCAAGGGCGGGAGTTTACCCAGTTAGACATTATTGCCGCTAGCCGTGCCACTCAACCCCTTTCCAAGACGATGCAAGAGCAGGTCACGGCACTTCGAGATTGGGCCCGCCAACGGGCGCGCCCGGCGGCAGCTTCAGTGGCTGAATACCAGCGACTGGAGTTCTGACAAGCTTCCTTCTATCTGTTTTGTGCAGATGGGAGAAAGACCCGACCACAGGGGTTTGGTTCGCCATAAATTGTGGTTCATTCAGTCCAATGTTTCTGTCTCAATCTGGAGGAAATTCACATGTCTCACTTCAGCACCCTGCGTACGAAAGTTACCGATGCTGAAATCTTGAAAGCATCCCTGCGGGATCTGGGCATTACGGTGAAAACCAATGCCGATGTGCGTGGCTACAACGGCCAACGCGTTCGTGCCGACATCGTTGCCGTCCTCGACGGTGAGTACGATCTGGGCTGGTCTCGCAATGCTGATGGCACCTTTGATCTCATTGCTGACCTCTGGGGTGTGGCCAAAAAACACAACCAAACCGAGCTAATCAACTCGATCAACCAAAAATATGCCATCAACAAAACCTTGGCTGAGGTGAAGCGCCCTGGCCTTCAGAATGCCAACGTCAAGCTTGTGGTGCATAGCTAATCCTGTTGCCAATTGCTTTGTACTGTCTAGCGCGCGTTCCCAAGTAATCCGCTGGCTGACTCCCGAGGGGTCGGCCTCTTTTTTATCTCAGGATTAAGAATATGGTATTTTGGCCATGAAGGTAAGGATTGTTTGTAGTTATTGAGTTCTGGTCAACCTATTCAAGAACGCTTTTCTCCAGAGGCTAGGCTCGTGATTGCCACCGGGGATGTCTGTGAGGTGGTTCGTCAGGTGCCGGATGAGGCCATGACGCTCATCTTTACGTCGCCGCCCTACAACCTCGGCAAGGCCTACGAAACGCCGGTGGCGATCGAGGACTATCTCCAAAGCCAAAGCAGAGTGATGGCTGAGCTATATCGGGTGCTCCGGCCAGAGGGAAGTCTGTGCTGGCAAGTGGGGAATTTTGTTCAAAGGGGAGAGGTGTATCCCTTGGATATTTTGTTTTATCCCCTCTTCAAGCGATTGGGTTTGAAGCTGCGCAATCGCATCATTTGGAAATTTGGCCATGGTCTCCATGCCACAAAGCGCTTTTCTGGCCGCTATGAAACGATCCTCTGGTTCACAAAGTCAGATGACTACATCTTTAATTTGGATGCGGTGCGCATTCCAGCCAAATATCCAGGGAAACGCCACTTCAAGGGTCCTAAGAAGGGCAAACCCTCGGGCAATCCCTTGGGTAAAAATCCATCGGATATCTGGGAAATCGTTCTTCAGGATTGGCAAGAACTGGTGTGGGATATTCCCAATGTCAAGTCCAATCATCCCGAAAAAACGCTCCATCCCTGCCAATTTCCCATTGAGTTGGTGGAGCGGTGCGTTCTTGCCCTCAGCCATGAGGGGGATTGGGTCTTTGACCCCTATATGGGGGTGGGATCATCGCTCTTGGCTGCCCTAATGCATAATCGGCGGGCAATGGGCTGTGAGCAGGAACCCGTTTATGTCAACATTGCTCGCCAACGGATTCAGGCCTATGAAAATGGCACCCTGCCTTACCGTCCCCTTGGCAGACCGGTGTACACCCCCACAGGACAGGAGAAAATAGTGCAAATTCCTGAGGAGTGGCAACAGTAAGTTGGCGATCGCTCGATGAACGGGTACGCATTCCATCCAAGTGGGTGACCTTGATTGGCGAGAAGTGGCTGACGGACACCGGTGAAACCCTAGAATACTGGCGGGTAGAAAAGGCGGACTCTGTAATTGTCTTGCCGCTGCAAGGAGATTATTTCATCTGCCTGCCGCCAACCTTTCGGGTGGGCGTTCAGCGAGCTACGGTGGATTTTCCCGGTGGGCAAGTGCTCCCCAATCCCCCCCAGGGCAATGGTGCCGCAAATTTTGACCCAGGAATTGGGGATTACGTCCGATGGGCTTCAAGCAATCACCCCCATCCGTTAGGGAGTCCGGGCATCTCAGCGCTTCTTGGGCAGTTGGAGTGCTTGCAATGTCCTGCCGTTCTCTTGAAATGGCTGTATCAGTGCCAACTAGCCTCGGCGATCGCTCGCTTCAGATGATTTTGCAGGGTTTTAGTGGGCAGGCCACTCTGGAGATGCTGCCACGGTAAGATAGTCTCCTCTGGCCAATTGGCAGTAACATAGGCTTCAAAATCAGGCAACTGTCCCTGCAGTTCCTTAAAAGCACGGCGATAACTGCCTAAGGAGGTGCCATAGTGGCGCACCTGCTCTAAAAGGGGAGCAAGCCGGCGATCGCCCCGCGAAATCAAGGCTTGAATCAACGAGTCATGATAGGATTCAGGGCGAAACTCAATCCCCAATTTGGCCAATTCTTTTTTCAAAAACTTGAGGCGTTTTTCGGCCACGGGTTGTACACCCCACCACTGAAAGGGGGTATGGGCTTTGGGAACAAAGGTACTACAGCCAAGGGTGAGCCGCAGTCGCGGGGCTGTTTTTTTCAATTGGCAAAAGAGCTCTACTGTGGCTGCGACATCGGCATCGGTTTCTGTGGGCAGCCCCACCATGCCATAAAACTTCAGCCCCTTGAGGCCACCGGCTTGGGCATGGCTGGCAGCAGCCAGAATCTCCGCCGTCTCAAGCTTTTTGTTGATCACTTGGCGCAGGCGCTCAGACCCCGTTTCGATGGCGATCGTCAGGGATTGACTGCCCCGTTGACTCAACAGGTGGGCCAGGGATTCGGTCACCGTATTGGTGCGCACCGAAGCTAAACTTACCCGCACATGATCAAATTGTGGCTGACCCAGATGCTCAATCAAGGCAGGAAATTCGGGATGTTGGGTAATCGAGGCGCCCAAAAGCCCTAGGCGATCAGTAACGGCTAGCCCCCGCTCAATGGCAGGAATCAGTGTGTCTAGGCTCGGTGTGCGAA
Proteins encoded in this window:
- a CDS encoding radical SAM protein, with protein sequence MNSPLAAETLLFERSRPLPEALRVIYGFPNTYSVGITSLGYQLVWAQLASRADVAVSRLFTDVQEPLPRDPELVGFSFSWELDYGNLLLLLEQLGIPIWQRHRQDRHPLVFGGGPVLTANPEPFADFFDVILLGDAEPLLDPFLTAMAQVRTAARSQQLEALAQVPGIYVPSLYHVSYSHPTGPIQRIEPIKASVPATVTKQVHRGNTLAASTVVTPLAAWENIYMVEVVRSCPELCRFCLASYLTLPFRTPSLDTLIPAIERGLAVTDRLGLLGASITQHPEFPALIEHLGQPQFDHVRVSLASVRTNTVTESLAHLLSQRGSQSLTIAIETGSERLRQVINKKLETAEILAAASHAQAGGLKGLKFYGMVGLPTETDADVAATVELFCQLKKTAPRLRLTLGCSTFVPKAHTPFQWWGVQPVAEKRLKFLKKELAKLGIEFRPESYHDSLIQALISRGDRRLAPLLEQVRHYGTSLGSYRRAFKELQGQLPDFEAYVTANWPEETILPWQHLQSGLPTKTLQNHLKRAIAEASWH
- a CDS encoding DUF1257 domain-containing protein — encoded protein: MSHFSTLRTKVTDAEILKASLRDLGITVKTNADVRGYNGQRVRADIVAVLDGEYDLGWSRNADGTFDLIADLWGVAKKHNQTELINSINQKYAINKTLAEVKRPGLQNANVKLVVHS
- a CDS encoding AAA family ATPase gives rise to the protein MQEELSILIQAQYPLIYLLTSEEERAEQAIATIAQSQVGPQGRSPRKLYIWTVTHGMVEYGHPRNNSHHNTVSPEAAIQWVVHQREPGIYVFKDLHPFIDSPPVTRSLRDAIASFKSSHKTIILMSPEAAQRIPVELEKEIVVVDYPLPSINELDEVLRQQLDPRDRRLTPEAREKLVKATLGLTRDEAEKVFRKAKVTAGRLTEAEVDIILSEKKQLIRRNGILEYMEVDETIDSVGGLEELKVWLRQRANAFSEKAREYGLPQPKGMLILGVPGCGKSLIAKTTSRLWGLPLLRLDMGRVYDGSMVGRSEANLRNALKTAESISPAILFIDEMDKAFAGGAGSSDSDGGTSSRIFGSFLTWMQEKKSPVFVLATANRVERLPGEFLRKGRFDEIFFVDLPNAEERKEIFRIHLTKRRREIDRFDLEQLANICDGFSGAEIEQAIIAAMYEAFAQGREFTQLDIIAASRATQPLSKTMQEQVTALRDWARQRARPAAASVAEYQRLEF
- a CDS encoding site-specific DNA-methyltransferase, with the protein product MSSGQPIQERFSPEARLVIATGDVCEVVRQVPDEAMTLIFTSPPYNLGKAYETPVAIEDYLQSQSRVMAELYRVLRPEGSLCWQVGNFVQRGEVYPLDILFYPLFKRLGLKLRNRIIWKFGHGLHATKRFSGRYETILWFTKSDDYIFNLDAVRIPAKYPGKRHFKGPKKGKPSGNPLGKNPSDIWEIVLQDWQELVWDIPNVKSNHPEKTLHPCQFPIELVERCVLALSHEGDWVFDPYMGVGSSLLAALMHNRRAMGCEQEPVYVNIARQRIQAYENGTLPYRPLGRPVYTPTGQEKIVQIPEEWQQ
- a CDS encoding ribbon-helix-helix domain-containing protein translates to MEDKQKVTLYLSPDVHRQLKIAAVVEQETMSTLAERAIEFLLAHPEVLAEYAEQKHGNVHRVYHCPECASALVLRGDELTALVNQPTVIDDNSLSVPALSVELVSAR